A genome region from Paramisgurnus dabryanus chromosome 12, PD_genome_1.1, whole genome shotgun sequence includes the following:
- the atf3 gene encoding cyclic AMP-dependent transcription factor ATF-3 yields MMLQYPGLGPSEISASALVPCLSPPGSLTLDDFTNFTPLVKEELRYAIQNKRLSNGMSAISPDRCYNSERPTELPIMKREIIPEESDRKKRRRERNKIAAAKCRNKKKEKTDHLQKESEKLESINAELKAQIEELKNQKQQLVYMLNLHRPTCIVRAQNGQTPEDERKLFIQQIKETTLQGLNLTISGPTHTTIATSCGHL; encoded by the exons ATGATGCTTCAGTATCCTGGTTTGGGTCCGTCTGAGATCAGTGCCTCGGCTCTGGTACCCTGCCTCTCCCCTCCGGGATCTCTCACGCTGGACGATTTCACAAACTTCACACCGTTAGTCAAAGAGGAGCTGCGATACGCCATCCAAAACAAGCGGCTGTCCAACGGCATGAGCGCGATCTCACCAGATCGGTGTTACAACTCCGAGAGACCCACAGAACTGCCGATCATGAAGCGGGAG attattCCTGAAGAGAGCGACAGAAAAAAGAGAAGAAGGGAACGAAATAAAATTGCAGCAGCAAAATGCCGAAACAAAAAAAAGGAGAAAACCGACCATTTACAAAAG gaGTCAGAGAAACTTGAGTCCATCAATGCCGAGCTGAAAGCCCAAATCGAGGAGCTGAAGAACCAAAAGCAACAGTTAGTTTACATGCTGAACCTACACAGGCCCACCTGTATCGTCCGCGCTCAGAACGGTCAGACCCCTGAGGACGAGCGAAAGCTTTTCATCCAACAGATCAAGGAGACCACCCTTCAAGGTCTTAACCTTACCATAAGCGGACCAACACACACCACAATAGCAACAAGTTGTGGGCATCTCTGA
- the batf3 gene encoding basic leucine zipper transcriptional factor ATF-like 3 codes for MSLFNVTSNLTQNAAASLRMCRKSESSDDDDKRLKRREKNRVAAQRSRKRQTQRADELHEEYECLEQENSLLKKEVQLLIEEQQHLTEALKAHEPLCPVMNCGTASTTRCTVPSEFMSR; via the exons ATGTCACTTTTCAATGTGACGAGTAACTTGACTCAAAATGCTGCTGCATCTTTACGGATGTGTAGAAAAAGCGAG AGCTCTGATGATGACGACAAAAGGTTAAAAAGAAGAGAAAAGAATCGAGTGGCTGCACAGAGGAGCCGGAAAAGACAAACCCAGAGAGCCGATGAGCTTCATGAG GAATATGAGTGTCTGGAACAAGAGAACAGCTTGCTGAAGAAGGAAGTTCAGTTGTTGATAGAGGAACAGCAACATTTGACAGAAGCCCTCAAAGCCCACGAGCCCCTGTGCCCTGTCATGAACTGTGGTACAGCCTCAACTACAAGGTGCACAGTGCCATCTGAGTTTATGTCTAGATAG
- the nsl1 gene encoding kinetochore-associated protein NSL1 homolog: MEIDDRVSEADFRVNFKSKAVVREQLEKYKDLFKTLLDGQSQISEEDKAKLLKEMVVNFEFAVQENIVIGGLTWDEASEEYCEDNESKLNDTLDEKIVETALKRSSYPKQIRNQVVRSLRAERKLMGLYEQAVKPEDIKPDPVQETIMKNVSTTAPTMFKQTSAVMKSLRSLKQAADGLRQALNVQPVLESVEIYKEVLGSSEGASCPDLHHKLPSTIKRAASDAEYSADFVPAPKIIHNETSDE, translated from the exons ATGGAAATAGATGATCGTGTGAGTGAAGCAGATTTTAGAGTAAATTTCAAGTCAAAAGCAGTAGTTCGAGAACAGCTTGAAAAGTATAAAGACTTATTTAAAACGTTGCTAGATGGCCAAAGTCAAATTTCCGAAGAGGACAAGGCCAAACTGCTGAAAGAAATGGTTGTG AACTTTGAGTTTGCAGTACAAGAAAATATAGTTATTGGTGGCTTAACATGGGATGAGGCATCAGAGGAATATTGTGAAG ACAATGAGAGCAAGTTAAATGACACATTGGATGAGAAGATTGTTGAAACTGCGTTGAAACGCAGCTCATACCCGAAGCAAATACGCAACCAAGTTGTGCGCTCACTGAGAGCAGAGAGAAAGCTTATG GGTTTGTATGAACAGGCAGTGAAGCCAGAAGACATAAAACCAGACCCTGTTCAAG AAACTATCATGAAAAACGTATCCACCACTGCCCCCACCATGTTCAAACAAACCAGTGCAGTTATGAAG TCTCTAAGAAGTCTGAAGCAGGCTGCCGACGGCTTGCGTCAAGCACTAAACGTGCAGCCGGTTTTGGAGTCGGTGGAAATCTATAAAGAAGTTTTGGGAAGTTCAGAGGGAGCTAGCTGTCCAGATCTTCACCACAAGCTTCCCTCTACCATCAAAAGAGCTGCGTCTGATGCAGAATACAGTGCAGATTTTGTACCTGCTCCAAAAATTATTCACAATGAGACTAGTGATGAATAA